A region of Vitis vinifera cultivar Pinot Noir 40024 chromosome 15, ASM3070453v1 DNA encodes the following proteins:
- the LOC104881953 gene encoding protein neprosin: MEAKKVIYCYSVLLLLAIVNGHGAWAIPGGEDIGLESQLSIEHDGDIYDCVDINKQPTLGHSLFKNHKVQMKPTGSFPKSTIDDSSITSDDQTVEIGLGEGCPLGTVPIQRTPKEDLKGAKEAFFKSYSEQPDAKIGFGYFRAEEQTTLKPSSKYYGAQAYLNVYNPAMIGPDPQSNVIIKLFFGPEDYCCTTLAAGWAIFPGIYKDNSTRLHTFWSTAFEQRLCYNIRCPGFVQTSRKIALGMKIRNVSKYHGKQYDIKLTIYKDSKKGHWWLLYGRNDEPIGYWPKGLLRNFTSHATTAVWGGTAVGEDPFPPMGSGHKFTKSPQGGYGSACYIRGMKVVEKLGGNFTDVNDRMLSKFENRPICYNVGGQGFSKEWGYGIFVGGAGGLCGYSGL, from the exons ATGGAAGCTAAGAAGGTTATATACTGTTACAGTGTGCTTCTTCTTCTGGCCATTGTTAATGGCCATGGAGCTTGGGCTATACCAGGAGGAGAAGACATTGGGTTGGAAAGCCAACTCAGTATT GAGCATGATGGCGATATCTATGACTGTGTGGATATCAACAAGCAACCGACTCTGGGCCACTCTCTTTTTAAGAACCATAAAGTTCAG ATGAAACCAACTGGGTCATTTCCAAAATCCACCATAGATGATTCATCAATTACATCTGATGATCAGACTGTGGAAATAGGACTGGGAGAAGGGTGCCCACTTGGAACAGTTCCGATTCAAAGAACACCAAAGGAAGATCTCAAGGGAGCCAAAGAAGCTTTCTTCAAATCATATTCTGAACAACCAGATGCCAAAATTGGATTCGGTTATTTT AGGGCTGAGGAGCAGACCACACTGAAACCAAGCTCAAAATACTATGGAGCACAGGCATATCTGAATGTATATAATCCTGCAATGATTGGACCTGATCCACAAAGCAATGTGATCATCAAGCTCTTCTTTGGCCCCGAAGATTACTGTTGTACTACTTTAGCAGCAGGATGGGCA ATATTTCCGGGTATATACAAGGACAACAGCACCAGACTTCATACATTTTGGAGT acTGCATTTGAGCAAAGGTTATGTTATAACATCCGGTGCCCTGGTTTTGTACAAACGAGCCGGAAGATTGCTCTAGGTATGAAGATTCGCAACGTCTCCAAGTATCATGGAAAGCAATATGATATCAAGCTTACCATTTATAAG GATTCTAAAAAGGGCCATTGGTGGCTACTTTATGGAAGAAACGATGAGCCGATAGGGTACTGGCCTAAGGGTTTGTTGAGAAATTTCACGAGCCATGCAACCACAGCAGTATGGGGAGGAACGGCTGTTGGAGAAGATCCTTTTCCGCCAATGGGAAGCGGCCATAAGTTCACAAAATCGCCGCAAGGAGGCTACGGGTCAGCATGCTATATTAGAGGGATGAAGGTTGTAGAAAAATTGGGAGGGAATTTCACTGATGTTAATGATCGCATGCTTTCAAAATTTGAGAACCGTCCCATCTGCTACAATGTGGGGGGTCAGGGGTTCTCTAAAGAGTGGGGTTATGGAATTTTTGTTGGTGGGGCTGGTGGACTTTGTGGATACAGCggattataa
- the LOC109124058 gene encoding uncharacterized protein LOC109124058 isoform X1, whose translation MVLFLSQPDLCEGVFQGMLQGILEERKAKRPYKPHGSEWKRIKILACRNCRTPFSSTLTHLIEEVNRLDGKPYPNFYHVKEGANLEIQRPRSFHTAHLSNGKSILLLRVLCSSCRVLAGFQVLYLDENNGRGRGRGLNLDVGHYIVDAILFNSIP comes from the exons ATGGTCTTGTTCCTTAGCCAGCCTGACCTCTGCGAGGGTGTTTTTCAGGGAATGTTGCAGGGGAtattagaagaaagaaaggcAAAGAGACCATACAAACCGCATGGATCTGAATGGAAACGCATCAAAATTTTGGCATGTAGGAATTGTAGAACCCCCTTCTCCTCTACTTTGACTCACCTCATAGAGGAG gtgAATCGCCTCGATGGGAAACCCTACCCAAATTTTTATCATGTTAAAGAAGg ggcaAATTTGGAGATCCAAAGGCCTAGAAGTTTTCATACTGCCCATCTCTCCAATGGAAAATCAATACTGTTATTGAGAGTGCTCTGCAGTTCATGTCGTGTGTTAGCTGGCTTCCAAGTG CTCTATCTGGACGAGAATAATGGTCGAGGTCGAGGTCGAGGCTTAAACCTCGATGTTGGACACTACATTGTGGATGCTAT ATTGTTCAATTCCATTCCGTGA
- the LOC109124058 gene encoding uncharacterized protein LOC109124058 isoform X2, with protein sequence MVLFLSQPDLCEGVFQGMLQGILEERKAKRPYKPHGSEWKRIKILACRNCRTPFSSTLTHLIEEVNRLDGKPYPNFYHVKEGANLEIQRPRSFHTAHLSNGKSILLLRVLCSSCRVLAGFQVIVQFHSVST encoded by the exons ATGGTCTTGTTCCTTAGCCAGCCTGACCTCTGCGAGGGTGTTTTTCAGGGAATGTTGCAGGGGAtattagaagaaagaaaggcAAAGAGACCATACAAACCGCATGGATCTGAATGGAAACGCATCAAAATTTTGGCATGTAGGAATTGTAGAACCCCCTTCTCCTCTACTTTGACTCACCTCATAGAGGAG gtgAATCGCCTCGATGGGAAACCCTACCCAAATTTTTATCATGTTAAAGAAGg ggcaAATTTGGAGATCCAAAGGCCTAGAAGTTTTCATACTGCCCATCTCTCCAATGGAAAATCAATACTGTTATTGAGAGTGCTCTGCAGTTCATGTCGTGTGTTAGCTGGCTTCCAAGTG ATTGTTCAATTCCATTCCGTGAGTACGTGA